The genomic window GGTTCTTTGCCTTGGTAAGCTCTTCGGACGATACAAGCTCCTTCTTAAGCCTCCCGATCTCTTCATCGAGTGCCTCCTCCACCTTAGCCAGGTCTTTTTTGGCCAAAGGCGTGACAGAAAAAAGAAAGACATTCGGGTCGTGGGAGAGGAGATAATTAGCCGCGGAAGCATATAAGGCGAGCCCCTTTTCCCTTACCAGCTTTTCATAAAGCCTGGAGCTTTTGCCGCCCGCGAGTATTTTTGATATGACTTCAAGCACATAACCATCCGGGCTTCCGAGGTTCGGCACGTGATAGGCGACGGCGAGATAGGGAAGTCTCGCCTCTTTTCTCACCGTCACCCGCCTCTCTCCTTCCTGGATTTCTTTTGTGGAATTCCGCGGGTCAGGAACATCCCTTCTCGGGATGGAGCCGAAGGTCTTCTCTATCCGCGCAAGAAGCAGGTCGCTCCTGAAATCTCCGGTCACCACAAGAAATGCATTTGACGGGCTGTAGTATTGCCGGTAATAAGCCTTGAGATCGTCGAGAGTGATTGCCTCGATATCCTCCATCCATCCCACGGTTGGCCAGTGATAAGGCTGGACCTGAAATGCCGTGGCCATAACCTGTTCTTCAACCAACGCATGAGGATTGTCCATGGTCCTGAGCCTGCGTTCCTCCATTACTACCAGCCTCTCGGTGCGGAAATCATCCTCCTTAAAGACAAGCTCCCTCATCCGGTCGGCTTCGAGCTCCAGGGCGATATTGATACGGTCCGAATTGAGGGTGGAGAAATAGGTGGTATAATCATAGGATGTCATTGCATTGTTATTGCCCCCGTTTGCCTGAATAATCCGTGAAAATTCGCCGGGGCCCACCTTTTTCGTGCTTTTGAACATCATGTGCTCGAGCATGTGAGAGATACCCGTCTTTCCCCAGCTCTCATTCCGCGAGCCGACGCGGTACCATACTTGCAAAGTGACAATCGGTATTTTATGGTTTTCAAGGAGGATTACCTTCAATCCGTTGGGAAGCACCTTCTCGACCACCTGCTCCTGTATCCCTCCATGAGAAGAAGGAATCAGGAACAGAGAAAGGAGGAGCATCACCGCATAAATCCACGCCATAAAGACGACCCCTAAAAAATTGCAGAAATAGAGCACATAACAGGAATACGGGGAGCGAAACCGGGCAGGAAAAGGCGGACGCGCGCGAAGGGTACAGACGGGCTCCGAAATGATGCCACACAACTATATGTGCTGTGGTACTGGCGCGATGAGTTAAGGCGGGAACCTCTCCTTATAGCTCATTGCTTATGGATTATAACATAAAAAATGGAAAAAAAGGTATACCCTAGAAGATAAGTCAGGAAAGTAAATCAGGAATTTATTCTTTAAGGCAAAAAGCCTTAGTCTCTCCGCCCCTTCGATTCGAGCACGGCCTGGGCCACCTTATAGCATTCCTTGATATGGGAATTCACGATGAGCCGCATCGCCGTGTAACTGATGCCGGCGGATACGATCTGTCCTATGAGGGGTATGTATTTTACAACACCCTTCGTAGTAATCCGCACCCCGAGCTTCTTGAGGATCTGAAAAATCATCTCCCTCGTCACATACCTGCCGATCATCTTCGCTCCCAATCTCTTCGACAGGTCATAGACCAGAATTTTAGTCTGCGGATTATACTCGTCAATCTGCTCTTTCGAAAGACCGAATTTCTCGCTGATCTTTGGTATGATCTGCTTGAGAAGCACGATATCGGTAGCCACATCGGTAAAAGGAATCGGCACCACCGACCCGAGAGCCGACAAAAGCGAGCGCCTCCGCGCCATATGGAAGCATTCCTTACGCACCTTATCCAGTTCGGAAATGGTAGCCGGCAGCATAGTGGTATAATAAGACCGGGAGGACGAAATAACAAGACGGTCACGACGCGCAGAAAGAGCGGGCTCCCCTCTTTTTTGAAAAACCTTTTTGATTTTGTTATATAATAGCGGCACCCGTTGATCGGGCAAGGAGCAGCATGCGGCGATACAGAGTCAAATTTCTCCCTGTGGACAGGATTATCGAGATTAACGAGGGCGAGACTATCCTTGACGCCGCAATGCGGGCCGGGGTCCATGTCAATGCGTCCTGCGGGGGGAACGGCTCGTGCGGGAAGTGCAGGGTTATCGTACCTGGCGATATCGGGCAACCTGGGCCTCAACGGACCATCTCTTCCGATGATTACGAGAGAGGAGTGCGCCTCGCGTGCACCACTGCGGTCCGCGCCGATGTGGAGGTAGAGGTCCCTCTGGAGTCCCAGGTGGACCCGGCGGCTTTGAAGAGACGGCGGGAAGCGCCTCGCATCCTCTCGCCGGTCGAGACGGAAAAGCTGGTGAAGAGAAGAAAAGCCGATCCTCCCGTGATAAAACGATATGTCACGCTTTCCAAACCCACCGCAGCCGATAATGCATCGGATTTTACAAGGCTCGCGCGAGAACTTGGAGAGGGAGACGACAGCGGGAAATTTTCGATAGACCTGAAGGTCCTGAGGCATCTCGGCAAGGTACTGAGGGAGGCTGATTGGAAGGTCACCGCCACAGTGGCGGGGATGGGCCGGAACCGGGCTATCGTCAATGTGGAGCCCGAAGACAGGACAAAGACGAGCTGCTCAATCACCCTCGATATAGGGACTACCACCGTCTGTGGCCATCTTCTGGGTCCCGGAAAGGATAACACGCACTACAGGGTGATCGCCGAGTCTTCGGATTACAACGGCCAGATCAGTTTCGGTGAGGACGTGATTTCGCGAATCCTCTTTTCCCGTAAAACAGGAGGACTTCATAAACTTCAGGGGGCGGTCGTCTCCACCATAAATAAGGTGATCGCCGAGCTTCTCCAAGCCTCCGGTGTAAAGAAAGAAGATATATCCCATGTGGCCGTCGCCGGCAACACCACTATGAGCCACCTCCTTCTCGGGATCGATCCGACCCACATCATGTTCGCCCCTTATACACCGGTAACTACCTTTTATCCCCCGATCCGGCTCGCCGATCTCGGGATTGGGCTCGGTGATCACACATATGCCTATCTGTTCCCTTCCCCGGCATCTTACGTGGGCGGAGACATTGTCGCCGGCGTACTGGGTTCCGGCATGTGCGAACGGGAAGAGACAACGCTTTTTATGGACATAGGGACCAACGGAGAGATCGTCCTCGGCAATAAGGATTGGCTCACCTGCGCCTCCTGTTCGGCAGGCCCTGCCTTCGAAGGCGGGGGCATCGAATTCGGCATGAGGGCGGGGACAGGGGCCATAGAGCAGGTGCGGATAAACCCCCTGACATTCGAGCCCATGCTCCTGACCATCGGAAAGGCGAAGCCCCTGGGGATCTGCGGCTCGGGCCTCATCGATCTGGTGGCGGGACTTCTGGAGACGGGCCTTATCGACCGGCGGGGAAAGTTTACCATGATAGAAGGCTCGAAAAGGGTGCGTCTGGGGCGGAGCGGGTTCGAATACCTTATATGCCAT from Syntrophorhabdaceae bacterium includes these protein-coding regions:
- a CDS encoding pitrilysin family protein translates to MAWIYAVMLLLSLFLIPSSHGGIQEQVVEKVLPNGLKVILLENHKIPIVTLQVWYRVGSRNESWGKTGISHMLEHMMFKSTKKVGPGEFSRIIQANGGNNNAMTSYDYTTYFSTLNSDRINIALELEADRMRELVFKEDDFRTERLVVMEERRLRTMDNPHALVEEQVMATAFQVQPYHWPTVGWMEDIEAITLDDLKAYYRQYYSPSNAFLVVTGDFRSDLLLARIEKTFGSIPRRDVPDPRNSTKEIQEGERRVTVRKEARLPYLAVAYHVPNLGSPDGYVLEVISKILAGGKSSRLYEKLVREKGLALYASAANYLLSHDPNVFLFSVTPLAKKDLAKVEEALDEEIGRLKKELVSSEELTKAKNQAEAGLVYGQDSCFSQAMMLGQNEIARDWRKIDEYIPSIQKVTAQDILRVARLYFVPENRTVGVLAPVISKSEQAERPPLPRSAQTVR
- a CDS encoding ASKHA domain-containing protein, which encodes MRRYRVKFLPVDRIIEINEGETILDAAMRAGVHVNASCGGNGSCGKCRVIVPGDIGQPGPQRTISSDDYERGVRLACTTAVRADVEVEVPLESQVDPAALKRRREAPRILSPVETEKLVKRRKADPPVIKRYVTLSKPTAADNASDFTRLARELGEGDDSGKFSIDLKVLRHLGKVLREADWKVTATVAGMGRNRAIVNVEPEDRTKTSCSITLDIGTTTVCGHLLGPGKDNTHYRVIAESSDYNGQISFGEDVISRILFSRKTGGLHKLQGAVVSTINKVIAELLQASGVKKEDISHVAVAGNTTMSHLLLGIDPTHIMFAPYTPVTTFYPPIRLADLGIGLGDHTYAYLFPSPASYVGGDIVAGVLGSGMCEREETTLFMDIGTNGEIVLGNKDWLTCASCSAGPAFEGGGIEFGMRAGTGAIEQVRINPLTFEPMLLTIGKAKPLGICGSGLIDLVAGLLETGLIDRRGKFTMIEGSKRVRLGRSGFEYLICHAADTGIGRDMVITEVDLDNLIRTKGAVYAGCKVLLSGVGLGFHEIDRVIVAGGFGHYIDLEKAIAIGLLPELPPEKFIFIGNGALLGAGLINFSKGFLREAGRIARMMTNIELSTNPAFMDEFVAAMFLPHTDGKAFPGVTERLGLLQGGGETNDMYRE